A single window of Verrucomicrobiota bacterium DNA harbors:
- a CDS encoding sugar phosphate isomerase/epimerase — protein MQRKLKLGFDNYAIRSLGWKASRLLDYAASLKVDAILLSDLDVYESHTEAHLKELRAKAASVGVEIQIGTLSVCQSSVLWSGRFGSPEEHLKLTIRIAKALGSPVARCVLGKVDDRRSPGGIEARIAETVQVLKNVRSYAVDSGVKIALENHAGDMQAWELVNLIEEAGRDFVGATMDTGNSTWALEDPLTNLEILGPYALSTGIRDSMLWEVPDGAMLQWTALGEGLVDFKTYFERFAELCPHTPIQLETISGRPIPIPYGRDEFWEVYPKARTREFMRFLALVKRGSPRKPFAIPAGSDPQEAEQEFQRAELERSVKYCREVLGLGLKS, from the coding sequence ATGCAGCGCAAACTCAAACTTGGCTTCGACAATTACGCGATTCGCTCGCTGGGCTGGAAAGCGTCGCGATTGCTCGATTACGCGGCGTCGTTGAAGGTGGATGCGATTCTGCTCTCGGACCTGGATGTTTACGAGAGCCACACCGAAGCGCACCTGAAAGAACTGCGCGCCAAAGCTGCGTCAGTCGGAGTGGAAATTCAGATCGGCACGTTGAGCGTTTGCCAATCCTCCGTGCTTTGGAGCGGCCGGTTTGGGTCGCCGGAAGAGCATTTGAAACTGACCATCCGCATCGCCAAGGCGCTGGGATCGCCCGTCGCGCGCTGTGTGCTTGGGAAAGTCGATGACCGCCGCAGTCCTGGCGGGATTGAGGCTCGGATCGCTGAAACCGTTCAGGTTCTCAAAAATGTTCGCAGTTACGCCGTCGATTCCGGCGTCAAGATCGCTCTCGAAAACCACGCGGGCGACATGCAAGCCTGGGAACTGGTGAACCTCATCGAGGAAGCGGGCCGCGATTTTGTCGGCGCCACGATGGACACCGGCAATTCGACCTGGGCCCTGGAAGATCCGCTGACGAACCTGGAGATTCTCGGTCCGTACGCCCTGAGCACCGGCATCCGCGATTCGATGCTCTGGGAAGTCCCGGATGGCGCGATGCTCCAATGGACCGCCCTGGGGGAGGGTCTGGTCGATTTCAAGACATACTTTGAGCGCTTTGCGGAGCTTTGCCCGCACACCCCGATCCAATTGGAAACCATCTCCGGGCGGCCCATTCCCATTCCCTATGGGCGCGACGAATTCTGGGAAGTGTACCCCAAAGCGCGCACGCGCGAGTTCATGCGTTTCCTGGCGTTGGTCAAGCGCGGTTCGCCTCGCAAACCCTTCGCCATCCCCGCCGGCTCCGACCCGCAAGAGGCGGAGCAGGAATTTCAAAGGGCCGAGCTTGAGCGCAGTGTGAAATACTGCCGCGAAGTGCTAGGTTTGGGACTGAAATCCTGA